The Chiroxiphia lanceolata isolate bChiLan1 chromosome 24, bChiLan1.pri, whole genome shotgun sequence genome has a segment encoding these proteins:
- the C24H1orf232 gene encoding uncharacterized protein C1orf232 homolog, with product MAQGFWRLYKAKVLQTLGGPRADGALQDEVRGTPPELMETAETPALMEEGPSPVSQLARKVQGVGARSWRTLSSLFTREDEHQLLSPEPCADHPLAAEPPELPQSEKAPGFWDLFATKWQQAAGPDKGVPPLEPDESPGEPPGEDGSDLREPEEGAFHWGFLAGKLAEIRNKSAPKGN from the exons ATGGCCCAGGGCTTCTGGCGGCTCTACAAGGCCAAAGTGCTGCAGACCCTCGGGGGGCCCCGGGCGGACGGGGCGCTGCAGGACGAGGTGAG GGGGACCCCCCCCGAGCTGATGGAGACGGCCGAGACCCCCGCGCTGATGGAGGAGGGGCCCAGCCCCGTGTCCCAGCTGGCGAGGAAG GTGCAGGGGGTGGGTGCCCGGAGCTGGAGGACGCTCTCGTCCCTCTTCACCCGCGAGGACGAGCACCAGCTGCTCAGCCCAGAGCCCTGCGCAGACCA CCCACTGGCTGCTGAGCCACCCGAGCTGCCCCAGTCTGAGAAGGCACCTGGATTTTGGGATCTCTTTGCTACCAAATGGCAGCAGGCGGCAGGGCCAGACAAGGGGGTGCCCCCCCTGGAGCCAGATGAGAGCCCCGGGGAGCCCCCGGGCGAGGATGGCAGCGACCTGCGGGAGCCGGAGGAAGGGGCCTTCCACTGGGGCTTCCTGGCCGGCAAACTGGCTGAAATCCGGAATAAAAGTGCCCCCAAGGGCAACTAG